Proteins encoded within one genomic window of Arachis ipaensis cultivar K30076 chromosome B08, Araip1.1, whole genome shotgun sequence:
- the LOC107614339 gene encoding protein LATERAL ROOT PRIMORDIUM 1 isoform X1, with amino-acid sequence MNMLGLRDLVFIAPTHSLHHHHQQGQTIISQDNHHSHGHTNTTNNNDNNNNNNLPFPPSSLSVGLGIFPLITATPCMPQDNNNNVHHDQQHLLVGTNTTTTTNNSYWNLKMCPEVSEHDGGGGDGNNNGDGGGGSIYGPEFRVCQDCGNRAKKDCSYKRCRTCCKGRGYDCSTHVKSTWVPVSHRRARDMAVVAASDGGGAAAALGANKRLRAFGSSQTTTTTNTSHSSTSNATTTKSLDSTSCHQDAEFKQSLPSHVRAPAAFRCHRVSAISNGEDEITYLATVHICGHVFKGFLYDQGADGKNDEVPCVSVLQLGNSGKNNNNGECSSPTPIGVPISAYPASAC; translated from the exons aTGAACATGTTAGGCCTGAGAGACCTAGTTTTCATAGCACCAACCCATTCCCTTCACCATCATCACCAACAAGGCCAAACCATAATCTCACAAGACAACCACCATAGCCATGGCCATACCAACACCACCAACAACAacgacaataacaataacaataacctTCCTTTTCCTCCATCATCACTCAGCGTTGGCCTTGGAATCTTCCCCCTCATAACCGCCACACCCTGCATGCCACAAGATAACAATAACAACGTTCACCATGACCAACAACACCTTCTTGTTGggaccaacaccaccaccaccaccaataaCAGTTACTGGAACCTCAAGATGTGTCCTGAAGTGTCAGAACACGACGGCGGCGGTGGTGATGGAAACAACAACGGAGACGGTGGTGGTGGTAGTATCTATGGCCCTGAATTCAGGGTGTGCCAGGATTGTGGCAACAGGGCAAAGAAAGATTGCAGTTACAAGAGGTGCAGGACTTGTTGCAAGGGGCGTGGATATGATTGCAGCACTCACGTGAAGAGCACGTGGGTCCCCGTGTCGCATCGCCGGGCACGTGATATGGCCGTTGTTGCTgctagtgatggtggtggtgctGCTGCTGCTCTTGGGGCTAATAAGAGGCTTAGAGCTTTTGGGTCATCACAAACAACTACAACTACTAATACCTCTCATAGTTCAACTTCTAATGCTACCACAACTAAGAGTTTGGATTCTACCTCTTGTCACCAGG ATGCTGAATTCAAACAATCTTTACCGAGCCACGTTCGCGCCCCGGCGGCGTTTAGGTGCCACAGAGTGTCTGCTATTAGCAATGGCGAAGATGAAATTACATACTTGGCCACTGTCCACATTTGTGGCCATGTGTTCAAAGGGTTTCTTTATGATCAAGGTGCTGATGGCAAGAATGATGAAGTTCCTTGTGTTTCAGTGTTGCAACTTGGAAACAGtgggaagaacaacaacaatgggGAATGTTCCTCTCCAACTCCAATTGGGGTTCCAATTAGTGCCTACCCTGCTTCTGCTTGCTGA
- the LOC107614339 gene encoding protein LATERAL ROOT PRIMORDIUM 1 isoform X2 — protein sequence MNMLGLRDLVFIAPTHSLHHHHQQGQTIISQDNHHSHGHTNTTNNNDNNNNNNLPFPPSSLSVGLGIFPLITATPCMPQDNNNNVHHDQQHLLVGTNTTTTTNNSYWNLKMCPEVSEHDGGGGDGNNNGDGGGGSIYGPEFRVCQDCGNRAKKDCSYKRCRTCCKGRGYDCSTHVKSTWVPVSHRRARDMAVVAASDGGGAAAALGANKRLRAFGSSQTTTTTNTSHSSTSNATTTKNAEFKQSLPSHVRAPAAFRCHRVSAISNGEDEITYLATVHICGHVFKGFLYDQGADGKNDEVPCVSVLQLGNSGKNNNNGECSSPTPIGVPISAYPASAC from the exons aTGAACATGTTAGGCCTGAGAGACCTAGTTTTCATAGCACCAACCCATTCCCTTCACCATCATCACCAACAAGGCCAAACCATAATCTCACAAGACAACCACCATAGCCATGGCCATACCAACACCACCAACAACAacgacaataacaataacaataacctTCCTTTTCCTCCATCATCACTCAGCGTTGGCCTTGGAATCTTCCCCCTCATAACCGCCACACCCTGCATGCCACAAGATAACAATAACAACGTTCACCATGACCAACAACACCTTCTTGTTGggaccaacaccaccaccaccaccaataaCAGTTACTGGAACCTCAAGATGTGTCCTGAAGTGTCAGAACACGACGGCGGCGGTGGTGATGGAAACAACAACGGAGACGGTGGTGGTGGTAGTATCTATGGCCCTGAATTCAGGGTGTGCCAGGATTGTGGCAACAGGGCAAAGAAAGATTGCAGTTACAAGAGGTGCAGGACTTGTTGCAAGGGGCGTGGATATGATTGCAGCACTCACGTGAAGAGCACGTGGGTCCCCGTGTCGCATCGCCGGGCACGTGATATGGCCGTTGTTGCTgctagtgatggtggtggtgctGCTGCTGCTCTTGGGGCTAATAAGAGGCTTAGAGCTTTTGGGTCATCACAAACAACTACAACTACTAATACCTCTCATAGTTCAACTTCTAATGCTACCACAACTAAGA ATGCTGAATTCAAACAATCTTTACCGAGCCACGTTCGCGCCCCGGCGGCGTTTAGGTGCCACAGAGTGTCTGCTATTAGCAATGGCGAAGATGAAATTACATACTTGGCCACTGTCCACATTTGTGGCCATGTGTTCAAAGGGTTTCTTTATGATCAAGGTGCTGATGGCAAGAATGATGAAGTTCCTTGTGTTTCAGTGTTGCAACTTGGAAACAGtgggaagaacaacaacaatgggGAATGTTCCTCTCCAACTCCAATTGGGGTTCCAATTAGTGCCTACCCTGCTTCTGCTTGCTGA